A single window of Cytobacillus dafuensis DNA harbors:
- a CDS encoding methyl-accepting chemotaxis protein has protein sequence MRKSLKIQMLMVFSILLLVSCLIISLLIYQSSLVLVKDAVGNQASNIVEQAVSVIDIDRYEKLTIDSKEEGYYRELRKELNSIREMNGMTYLYTMSRVKNGEGYDYYYMVDGEPLDSDEASKLGEKEELVDSYPEMKQAFETGHIQYQLSNDKEYGALITVYAPIKNDAGEVIGIIGSDMDATEIYQSMDANKLKMIAITLAVLIAGIIIVYFFTDYLTRPLRKLTSQVKQVGKGDLTVVIDTDRKDEIGLLTKTFQQMVHELKTVIQGINKSSSQLIETSERLSIKSEKASEVSNQISASIQEVSEGAYTQYKSSEESAATLEQMSKGIQQVAETSLNVSQLSSVSLDNANQGNRSIEKVIHQMNVINQSVQLSANAIKTLESQSNEISLIINMIRDISAQTNLLALNAAIEAARAGESGKGFAVVAEEVRKLAEQSEKSANSISILISKINEDTNRTVQSMDVVTGNVEDGIIAVEEAGKSFESILESIQSVVSHIKDVSLTSEEMSAFSEEITAGVMETTMLANKAAKTTEYVVERTVEQENFILDISSSITKLNKMAGELDELVGKFDL, from the coding sequence ATGAGAAAAAGCTTAAAGATTCAAATGTTAATGGTATTTTCAATTTTGCTTTTGGTTTCATGTTTGATTATTAGTTTACTTATTTATCAATCGTCATTAGTGTTAGTAAAGGATGCTGTTGGTAATCAAGCATCAAATATTGTGGAACAAGCTGTTTCGGTCATTGATATAGACCGCTATGAAAAGCTTACAATTGATTCTAAAGAAGAAGGCTATTACAGAGAGTTACGCAAAGAATTAAATTCGATCAGAGAAATGAATGGTATGACCTATTTATATACGATGTCACGTGTGAAGAACGGTGAAGGGTACGATTACTATTATATGGTTGACGGGGAGCCATTGGATTCTGATGAGGCATCCAAATTAGGGGAGAAAGAAGAGCTTGTTGATTCCTATCCTGAAATGAAGCAGGCATTTGAAACAGGGCATATCCAATATCAGTTATCAAATGATAAAGAATACGGAGCATTGATTACTGTGTATGCACCGATAAAAAATGATGCAGGTGAAGTGATCGGGATAATTGGATCAGATATGGATGCTACGGAAATTTATCAATCAATGGATGCCAATAAATTAAAAATGATTGCTATCACCCTTGCCGTTTTAATAGCAGGAATTATAATCGTCTATTTTTTCACGGACTATTTAACGAGGCCTTTAAGAAAACTAACATCACAAGTAAAGCAAGTTGGAAAAGGAGATTTAACGGTAGTTATCGATACTGATCGAAAGGATGAAATCGGTCTATTAACAAAAACCTTCCAACAAATGGTTCACGAATTAAAAACGGTTATACAAGGAATAAACAAGAGCTCTAGCCAATTAATCGAGACTTCTGAACGACTATCGATAAAAAGTGAAAAAGCAAGTGAGGTCAGTAATCAGATTTCAGCTTCTATTCAAGAAGTTTCAGAAGGGGCCTATACTCAGTATAAAAGCTCGGAAGAAAGCGCCGCAACATTAGAGCAAATGTCAAAAGGAATACAGCAGGTTGCAGAAACATCTTTAAATGTTTCGCAATTATCATCTGTTAGCTTGGATAATGCAAACCAAGGAAATAGAAGCATTGAAAAAGTAATTCATCAAATGAATGTGATTAATCAGTCTGTCCAATTGTCTGCAAATGCGATTAAAACATTGGAGAGCCAGTCAAATGAAATATCATTAATTATTAATATGATTCGTGATATCTCTGCACAAACGAATTTACTAGCACTTAATGCTGCGATTGAAGCGGCTAGAGCGGGTGAATCTGGAAAAGGCTTTGCGGTGGTTGCTGAAGAAGTTAGGAAACTTGCCGAGCAGTCAGAGAAATCAGCCAACAGTATATCCATCTTAATTTCTAAAATAAACGAGGATACGAACCGCACTGTTCAGTCTATGGATGTTGTGACTGGAAATGTGGAAGACGGAATTATAGCTGTTGAGGAGGCAGGAAAATCATTTGAAAGTATACTAGAGTCCATTCAGAGCGTTGTTTCTCATATAAAAGATGTGTCCCTGACTTCAGAGGAAATGTCTGCTTTTTCAGAGGAAATAACAGCAGGGGTTATGGAAACGACAATGCTAGCTAATAAAGCAGCTAAAACGACAGAATATGTTGTCGAACGAACAGTTGAACAAGAGAACTTTATTCTTGATATTTCATCCTCCATTACAAAATTAAATAAAATGGCTGGAGAATTAGATGAATTAGTAGGAAAATTTGATTTGTAG